Proteins from a single region of Hordeum vulgare subsp. vulgare chromosome 6H, MorexV3_pseudomolecules_assembly, whole genome shotgun sequence:
- the LOC123404941 gene encoding aspartic proteinase nepenthesin-2-like produces MDRPADEERPHRHCHDSATKQRRVLVKKETQIGTRDGWSSNLVWTQCKPCVECFNQSTPEFDPSSSSTYTALPCSSTLCSDLPSSKCTSDKCGYTYTYGDSSSTQGVLAAETFTLAKTKLPDIAFGCGDTNEGDGFTQGAGRLGLGRGPLSLVSQLGLNKFSYCLTSLDDTSKSPLLLSSLATISESAAAASSVQTTPLIRNPSQPSFYYVNLKGLAVGSTHITLPSSAFAVQDDGTGGVIVDSGTSITYLELRSSSQ; encoded by the exons ATGGATCGGCCGGCAGACGAGGAGAGGCCCCACCGCCACTGCCATGACTCTGCCACCAAGCAACGCCGAG TATTAGTGAAGAAAGAGACGCAGATAGGGACGAGAGACGGATGGAGCAGCAACCTCGTGTGGACGCAGTGCAAGCCGTGCGTGGAGTGCTTCAACCAGAGCACGCCGGAGTTCGACCCCTCGTCGTCGTCCACCTACACCGCGCTGCCGTGCTCCAGCACCTTGTGCAGCGACCTGCCCAGCTCAAAGTGCACCTCGGACAAGTGCGGCTACACGTACACCTACGGTGACTCCTCGTCGACGCAGGGCGTCCTGGCCGCCGAGACCTTCACGCTGGCCAAGACGAAGCTCCCGGACATCGCCTTCGGCTGCGGCGACACGAACGAGGGCGACGGGTTCACGCAGGGCGCGGGGCGCCTGGGGCTGGGCCGGGGCCCCCTCTCGCTGGTCTCGCAGCTCGGCCTCAACAAGTTCTCTTACTGCCTCACCTCCCTCGATGACACCAGCAAGAGCCCGCTCCTCCTGAGCTCCCTCGCCACCATCTCGGAGAGCGCGGCGGCCGCGTCATCGGTGCAGACCACCCCTCTCATCAGGAACCCGAGCCAGCCGTCCTTCTACTACGTGAACCTCAAGGGCCTGGCCGTCGGCTCGACGCACATCACCCTGCCGAGCTCGGCGTTCGCCGTGCAGGACGACGGCACGGGCGGGGTCATCGTGGACTCCGGCACGTCCATCACGTACCTGGAGCTCCGGAGTAGTAGTCAATAG
- the LOC123403469 gene encoding histone chaperone ASF1-like, which produces MPRKPLPHVSHVLHDEEKEEDAEDEDAEDEDAEDEDKEYDEQNLFVVPPLQGGGDMSDDDTSDGYKESADELEGGDTMSEESLVHVVSSEDSEEEARERKKKKNKRPRVNAPVRAISDVWAHFHKVKEPSLKNLGQIVLKACCNYCPNKYAYEKGGSTSTIGRHHLKCLNYKAKMARAAIQTTLE; this is translated from the exons ATGCCGCGGAAGCCGCTGCCTCATGTTAGTCAT GTGCTAcacgacgaggagaaggaggaggacgccgaggaCGAGGATGCCGAGGACGAGGACGCCGAGGACGAGGACAAGGAATATGACGAGCAGAATCTGTTTGTGGTCccgccattgcaaggaggtggtgATATGTCGGATGATGATACATCAGATGGGTACAAGGAATCAGCTGATGAACTAGAAGGTGGTGACACTATGTCCGAGGAATCACTTGTGCATGTCGTCTCTAGTGAGGACTCTGAGGAGGAAGCaagagaaaggaagaagaaaaagaacaagaggCCAAGAGTCAATGCTCCTGTTAGAGCAATATCAGATGTTTGGGCCCATTTTCACAAGGTCAAGGAGCCATCGTTGAAGAACCTCGGACAAATTGTGTTGAAGGCTTGTTGCAATTATTGTCCAAATAAATATgcgtatgagaaaggtggcagcaCCTCAACTATTGGAAGGCATCATTTGAAATGTTTGAATTACAAGGCCAAGATGGCTAGGGCTGCCATCCAAACAACTCTTGAATAG
- the LOC123403429 gene encoding 2'-deoxymugineic-acid 2'-dioxygenase-like, with product MELLTDARARHFVPDKYVFPPEKRPALLPDSDSPGVAFPVIDIHPATLSDDRRRRLVVAEIIQAGMEFGFLQVVNHGVGEDVVRGFREAAAGLFALPAEEKLPYCSDDMSRHFRLATSTAFHRNQTCYWRDYFRIRCYPVTDEVTRHWPSKPPTFGISLAEYSTAVHELSQTLLRLIAEGLGLGANFFAGDLSAGVTQMNVNYYPPCPDPTVTLGLFPHCDRHLLTVLSQGDVAGLQARHDGRWLLVPAVPGALVINFGHQMEIVTNGLLASVEHRVVTNTTAARLSVATLVTPKMECRIGPAPEMVDEATNPAKYREFIFSEFMEAYAAADASRERVLESFKIHH from the exons ATGGAGCTGCTGACCGATGCCCGAGCGCGCCACTTCGTGCCGGACAAGTACGTCTTCCCGCCGGAGAAGCGCCCTGCCTTGCTCCCCGATAGCGACAGCCCCGGCGTTGCCTTCCCCGTCATCGACATCCACCCTGCCACCCTCTCCGacgaccgccgccgccgcctggtcGTCGCCGAGATCATCCAGGCCGGGATGGAGTTCGGCTTCTTACAG gtgGTGAACCATGGCGTAGGGGAGGACGTGGTGCGAGGGTTCcgtgaggcggcggcggggctcttCGCGCTGCCGGCAGAGGAGAAGCTGCCCTACTGCTCCGACGACATGAGCAGGCACTTCCGGCTCGCCACCAGCACGGCCTTCCACCGCAACCAGACATGCTACTGGCGCGACTACTTCAGGATCCGCTGCTACCCCGTCACTGACGAGGTCACTCGCCACTGGCCGTCCAAGCCGCCGACGTTCGGGATCTCCCTCGCCGAGTACTCTACAGCAGTGCACGAGCTCTCTCAGACGCTCCTCCGGCTCATCGCCGAGGGGCTCGGCCTTGGCGCCAACTTCTTCGCCGGTGACCTCAGCGCCGGGGTGACCCAGATGAACGTGAACTACTACCCTCCATGCCCGGACCCCACCGTCACACTCGGCCTCTTCCCGCACTGCGACCGCCACCTCCTCACCGTGCTCTCCCAGGGTGATGTCGCCGGGCTCCAAGCGAGGCATGACGGGAGGTGGCTCCTCGTGCCCGCGGTGCCCGGCGCGCTCGTCATCAACTTCGGCCACCAGATGGAGATCGTCACCAATGGGCTGCTGGCCAGCGTTGAGCACCGTGTGGTCACTAACACCACGGCGGCGAGGTTGTCCGTGGCGACCCTCGTCACGCCCAAGATGGAGTGCCGCATCGGCCCGGCGCCGGAGATGGTGGACGAGGCCACGAATCCAGCTAAGTACAGGGAGTTCATCTTCAGCGAGTTCATGGAGGCATATGCTGCCGCCGATGCCAGCAGGGAGAGAGTTCTTGAGTCCTTCAAGATCCACCACTAG